A genomic stretch from Bacillota bacterium includes:
- a CDS encoding RDD family protein, which produces MYDQDQFDHPEQPVVPAVPVEYAGFWVRAVATILDGFILGIPITIFVSSLFGWEWYTGGATSGRADFVNFLLSVSVTVAFWVHWGGKTPGKKIMGIRIVTYRDRQEFGYGKALLRCLLGYTVSALLLGLGFVLVAFHKEKRGLHDLIAGTCVVYDHR; this is translated from the coding sequence ATGTACGATCAGGACCAATTCGACCACCCGGAGCAACCGGTGGTACCGGCGGTACCGGTGGAATACGCCGGTTTCTGGGTCCGGGCGGTGGCCACGATTCTGGACGGCTTCATCCTGGGCATTCCCATCACCATCTTCGTCTCCTCCCTCTTCGGCTGGGAATGGTATACCGGCGGGGCGACCTCCGGCCGGGCCGACTTCGTGAATTTCCTGCTCTCGGTCTCCGTCACGGTCGCCTTCTGGGTGCACTGGGGCGGCAAGACGCCCGGAAAAAAGATCATGGGCATTAGGATCGTCACCTACCGGGACCGGCAGGAATTCGGCTACGGCAAGGCGCTGCTGCGCTGCCTGCTCGGCTATACGGTCAGCGCGCTCCTTTTGGGGCTGGGCTTCGTGTTGGTGGCCTTCCATAAGGAAAAGCGCGGCTTGCACGACCTTATCGCCGGGACCTGCGTAGTCTACGACCACCGGTAG
- a CDS encoding HAD-IC family P-type ATPase — translation MDNLGKKITVSCLAACGLVVAIGLINGQPPLQIIRTGISLAVGAIPEGLPAVVTIAMAFGVHRMARKNMVVRKLNAVETLGSATVICTDKTGTLTKNEMTVTDIVGYSRHWQVTGEGYLPQGRFHSQGRVVDPAQDAELRQILSICTLCNNAGYDGDNGHIQGDPTEAALKDPPKPGVKQAVAKCRRAGVKVLMITGDHPATGMAIARQLDILRHGRLLTGSDIEKMSEEALGECLERVEVCARATPEHKLRIVRVLKRNGHVVAMTGDGVNDAPAVKEADVGIAMG, via the coding sequence TTGGATAACCTGGGCAAAAAAATCACCGTGAGTTGCCTGGCCGCCTGTGGCTTGGTGGTGGCCATCGGTCTCATAAACGGTCAGCCGCCGCTGCAAATCATCCGCACGGGTATCAGTTTGGCGGTTGGGGCCATACCGGAGGGATTGCCCGCCGTCGTTACGATTGCCATGGCCTTCGGCGTACACCGGATGGCGAGGAAGAACATGGTCGTCCGCAAGCTGAATGCCGTAGAAACGCTTGGTTCTGCCACCGTGATCTGCACGGACAAGACCGGAACGCTGACCAAGAACGAAATGACGGTGACGGACATTGTGGGCTATAGCCGGCATTGGCAGGTTACCGGGGAAGGATATCTGCCCCAGGGGCGGTTTCACAGCCAAGGCCGCGTGGTTGATCCCGCTCAGGATGCGGAACTGCGCCAAATCCTCAGCATTTGCACCTTATGCAATAACGCCGGCTATGACGGCGACAACGGCCATATTCAGGGTGATCCAACCGAAGCGGCGTTGAAGGATCCGCCCAAACCGGGGGTCAAACAAGCGGTAGCCAAATGCCGCCGGGCCGGGGTCAAGGTTTTGATGATCACCGGGGACCACCCCGCCACCGGTATGGCTATTGCCAGGCAACTGGACATTTTGCGGCATGGTCGCCTGCTGACCGGCAGCGACATTGAAAAAATGAGCGAGGAAGCACTAGGTGAATGTCTTGAACGAGTGGAAGTGTGTGCGCGTGCCACGCCGGAGCATAAGCTGCGCATTGTGCGCGTGCTGAAACGAAACGGTCATGTGGTCGCCATGACGGGTGATGGGGTTAACGATGCGCCGGCGGTCAAAGAAGCCGATGTGGGCATCGCTATGGGTTGA